CGAGCCACAGGAAAGATGAGTACAATTGGAGATATGACAATGAAGAACTTCCGGAAGCCATGGAAAACCTTCAATTGGATAAAAAAGCTCGAAATCTAACCACATCCTGGCGGTACGTTCTCAATTCCTAATACTAATATTCACATAAACATCAGGAAACACTTTATTTCCGAATAAAACTGAAGTTCAGCAGCAACTGTATCTGAGGACAGTCAGCCACTCAATAGTTCATGTGCATTGTTTCAGTCTCGCACTCATAGTTCATGTGCATTGTGTTCTAAGCTTTATGTACTTTATGTGACTGTGCAGGCACGCCGGAGATGGAAGTAGTGAGGATGACAGCAGGTCTGACCAGATGTAGCTGAATCAAGTGATGATGACAGCCTCTGTATAACTGCACCTGTATTTTATTCTGTATTTTCATCCTTTGATGATAGTAATTTTTATGTAAGATCATACTGTACTCTGATTTCATCTAGTGCGCTTTTCGAGTGTTCATCTGTATTTATTTAATTTCAATTTTGACCCTCTTCAAAAAAACTTAATATCAGTAATCCTTTCTTGCTTGCAAATTCTCATTCTCATTTCAATTTCAGATGTTAAATGTGCTGGCCTTTAGATGGAGACGAACTCGAGACGTGTCAAATCATGGTTTGCCCCGGGACGTTTGATATAAAAAAGAAAAGAAAAATGGACAAACATTTATAACGTGGCGCGTTTCTAAAACGCGAAAAGCTCAAAAGCTGAAGTCTCCTGGCTTTTAGGAAAAGCCAGAAACCCAAACACAAGTCTTCTTCTCTCTTTTTCTGCTTTCTATCGCAGCACTCATCAAATAATTGACTTTTGCCTTCCCTCCTTCTCCTTCCTCCTCCTCCCATGGCGGTTCTGAGCCGCGTTCTGAGACTGAGAGCGGCAGGACTAGACCGCTTCGTCGTCCGGAGCTTCCAGTCGTCGTCGTCGTCGTGGCGAAATTCCGAAATTGACCCCAAGGCGGCGGCGGTGCTTCCTTTACAGCGAGACGTCAAGGACAGAAATGTCCAGTGGGTTTTCCTCGGCTGCCCCGGCGTCGGCAAAGGCACCTACGCCTCTAAACTGTCGACTCTCCTCGGCGTGCCGCACATCGCCACCGGCGATCTCGTCCGCGACGAGCTCTCCTCCAAAGGTCCTCTAGCTCACCAGGTGCTTAGGGTTTTCAACTTTCCCAATTCCAGTCGTTTTGATAGACTTTTTCTTCAATTTCGGAGAATTTGATTGAAATTTGAGAGCAATTTGCAGCTTGAGGAGGTTGTGAATCAAGGAAAGTTGGTTTCGGATGAGATTATAATAGACTTGCTGTCCAAGCGTCTTGAAGACAGCGCAGCTAAGGGTGAAACTGGCTTTATTCTTGATGGCTTCCCTCGCACGATTCGGCAGGCGGTGAGTTTTCCATAGAATCTTGATCAAGAATGTAGCTTTACTTGTTAATTGTTAGTTGTTTAGTATATTTATGCGGTTTTGATTTGAAGTTTAAAGGTAAGGTATGAATCGTGTGAATGGTGTTGTCACTGTTTCCCATGGCATTGTAATGAGGGTGAAAGATATTTGAATTCTTGTTGGGACATTGATCTTACAAGAAAGGCGTGAGAGGATGTTCTAGAGTGGAGATGTGGCGTGATCGAATTGGCACTTAGAGGGTAAGTTGCTGCTGCTAGGGATTAGTTGAGATTCGTCGAGTTGAAATGTACACATGAACCTAGGGTGTGTGAGGAGTGATCGCTTGGTTATTGTGTTGTAGCTGTAAAATGAGTATCCTGATGACATGGTTATGGTATTTCTGTCTGGCTTCTGTTGGTTTTATAGCTTATGCATCTTTTGAATCTGCCGGTCTGTGTTTGCAACACGGTTTCCCTTTGCAATATGTTTGCTTATGGAAGTCATGTTGTACTTAGCTTTTTAAGTTACTTTGGTTTTAATCGCATTAGCTTGATGTGAACAGAGATAAGTTCATTTACGTATAAAAGAGACCCATTCCTCAGTTCTGCATGTTGAATTCCCGCATAATTTAAAGTTTGAGTACAAATTTCATTGAACATTACATGAACACTGTGATTTCACTAGTGTCCTGATGCAGTGGGACTTTTCAGGTCTTGCATGTGAATTTCTTTA
Above is a window of Fragaria vesca subsp. vesca linkage group LG7, FraVesHawaii_1.0, whole genome shotgun sequence DNA encoding:
- the LOC101312094 gene encoding probable adenylate kinase 1, chloroplastic-like, which encodes MAVLSRVLRLRAAGLDRFVVRSFQSSSSSWRNSEIDPKAAAVLPLQRDVKDRNVQWVFLGCPGVGKGTYASKLSTLLGVPHIATGDLVRDELSSKGPLAHQLEEVVNQGKLVSDEIIIDLLSKRLEDSAAKGETGFILDGFPRTIRQAEILEGVTEIDLVINLKLREEALLAKCLGRRICSECGGNYNVATIDIKAEEGNPSMYMAPLLPPSHCASKLISRSDDTEEVVKRRLHIYNEKSQPVEEFYRSRGKLLEFDLPGGIPESWPKLLRALNLEDHDDKQSAAA